The following DNA comes from Pongo pygmaeus isolate AG05252 chromosome 9, NHGRI_mPonPyg2-v2.0_pri, whole genome shotgun sequence.
tcaaggatctagaactagaaataccatttgactcagcagtctcattactgggtatatacccaaaggattataaatcattctactataaagacacttgcacacttatgtttattgcagtactatttacaatagcaaagacttgaaaaactcaaatgcccatcaatgttagactagataaagaaaatgtggcacatatataccatggaatactatgcagccataaaaaaagaatgagttcatgtcctttgcagggacatggatgaacctggaaaccatcattctcagcaaactaacagaggaacaaaaaaccaaacattacgtgttctccctcataggtgggagttgaacaatgagaacacatggacacagggaggggaacatcacacaccagagcctgtcagggggtgtggggctaggagagggatagcattaggagaagtacctaatggagatgacgggttgatgggtgcagcaaaccacgatggcacatgtatacctatgtaacaaacctgcacttcctgcacatgtatcccagaacttaaactacCCTGAGGTCCCATACTCAGTACCACCCACTCAGATCTTCTGCCAATAGCAtaaaaatatccatttaaaacaaatattcagtGACTTTATGTATTATGTAATAACATTATGTATCTACATAACAATCCAAAGTTTATATGtcaaacatttgcaaatcaaataTTCTTTTTACATTGACCCACATTAAGATACCAGAgcttatttatcttcatttttatggATCTTTCTGAATCACTGTTAATCATCCTTAGGTTTCAGCTGTTGAGGTCACATCCCCAGTGACCCACCCCCCGTGAAGCTTCTCTCTGTGAAGtccttgttttgtttggttttttgcttgtCTAAACTAGGACATGAAAGTCCCTAAGATGATGGCATTTACAGGAATTCCACAAGGAGGCTGTCTGCATTGATAATTGTGAACCCCACTCACATTTTtggagtttttaattttctttttttaaaatttgatttctttaaatATCAGCTTTCTTGAAGGAAAGTATGCCTGTAGCCTCAACTCCTTTTGCACAAATTCCCTTTGGGATTAATTAAATACAGTCTGTATATCAAGGTGGAGGGGAGTAGAATTATTGCAGCAGCAAATTACTCATTTCATGAAGTACTTAGTCCATTACTACAGTATTTCCCGATAGTTACTTTGTAAAATATGGAACATTAGAACAACATTTTTGGTTGATTGGAATCTGAGTTTCCTTCATCTACTTCtccaaatattttcccccagagAGATGATGAATGGGAATGTGAGTATTTGTGAGACTGGGGTCAATGGCTCTAACAACACACCCATGCTCTTACAGAAGGACAGTGGTTGAACCAGGATGCCAACCCATGCCAAGGCCAACCAAAGCCTTATCACTTTCTATTTTGCTGTAGTCTGGTATtttacatgcatgtgtatatgtgaatACATGTGATTATTTGTGCATCTGTAAGTGTATAGCATGAAAGATGGAGATACTTCTAGACAAATGGACTACTTGATGGGGAAAAACTAAAGAAACTTCCTTGGTGTGatatattttatcccattttaaCATATACACCCAAAAAAactttatatgttgaagtcctaacctctgaTACCTcggaatgtgactgtatttggagacaatacattttaacttaattacttaaagaagtaattaagttaaattacttaaattaattaaatgacttaaagaagtaattaagttaaaatgaggtcattagggtggaccctaatccaatatgactggtgcccTTCTAAGAAGGACAGAGACATGTAAAGACCATGTGAAGGACATGTAAAGACATGTAAAGACCATAAGaaggaagaccatgtgaagacacagggaaaagacagccattggcaagccaaggagaaaaatcacaaaagaaagcAACTCtgacaacaccttgatctcagacttctagcctccagaattgtaaaacaataaatttctgtcacagaagccacccagtctgtggtacttttatggcagctctagcaaactaatacacataTCTACCAGACAAAAACTTGCAGTACTACTCTCTCACTCTCTAATGTAGcttagagaagaaaaatgttttcatcacaTAGTATTCAGAATCAGTAAATATGTCATATTCTTCACACATACATGCATTTTAACAGCATTCTCTCTACCCAGTCAcctgaaaataacttttgaaatcaTGCTACACAATTTCCTGTTCCATAATAAATTCTTTAGACtcttacttgaagtcaggaagtagCAGACCAAGATTTTAACATCATTATTGCCATATAATTCCATGTTCTACTTATAGAGGTGGAAGATTATAGGAGAAATTATTGAAGAAAGTACAAGAAGCCCTATATATTTTCGCAGTCATAAGTCCTCTATGTTACCCCCTCAGTTGTATCTAATTTCATAGCCCGAGTTGTAGGACCATTCACTTGTTCCCTTATTCCCCCAAGCAAGAACCCACATAGACAACTTGCTTCTGAAGAAAATTTGTATACATACAGAAGTTAATCTATATTATTCAAAATGGATAGTTGGTAAGGAAGAACTGTTGGTGTTTCATTAGAATTTATCAAGGAGAAGAATGCTCTCATTCTAAATTAGATTACTATTCTTCATCCATTTAACTGAAGTATCACTACAACAGTAAAGAAAATGCATCAGTGTACCATGGATGgatgagaaaaagacaaatatacaGTCCAGACATCTACAATTCTATGCTCACCTACCAACCTCCCCATCTTTATCTTGAGTTGAAAGATTCATTTCTATAAACTTCCAGATGTGAATCTtgagttatttatttaatcatttaataaatAGTTTTGAGTATCTTCTATATGTCTGTTCCAATGGTTCTTAACTGGGCCAATTTTGACTGCCAGGGGACCATTTGGCAacatctggagatattttttattaatacaacCAGAATATGGTTACAATGCATGTATGTTTCATCTAGTGGGTAGAAACCAGGATGTTGTGAAACAAATATCCAGCCTAAAAGGTCAGCAGTGCCCAGGCTGGGAAATCCTAGTCTAGCCTTTTGTTACTCATATTATATGCATACAAGTTGAGAAAAAGGAGACTTGGTTGTTGCCCTCACTGCACTTATACATGAATAGGAGAGACAGAAGTTAATCAAATAGTAAACAAATATAAGTAAAATTGTAATGGTTGCAATGATGGAGAGGTCAGTGACATTCCAAAAGGAACATTCCAAAAGATGCATTTGACCCTGATATAACCAAGGTCAAAAAATCTTCCCTGAGCAAGTTATCATACAACTGGAACAAAGGATAATTAGAAGCTgattaagtaaaaagaaaagagaaaagacattcCAAGCAGAGTCAACAGTCTGTGCAAAGGTCTGGTGGTGAAAGGAAGCATGGTGAGAAGAAGGGACTGAATGAAGGACAGAGTCGCTGGAGAAAAGAGGGGACTAGAAGTTAGCAGAGATTAAACCTTATATTGGCTTTGTAACCTCTATTATGGTTCATCCTTGTATTATAATATATGCCAGATTTCACTTTCACTGAAAAGCAATTGAGGTTTTTTAGTACCCCAAAAGCTActgacataaaaaaaaattgtttaaagaatATAGAGTCATGTCAGAAAGACTCAGCCAACTTGAAGAGGTTCCCACTAGTCAAAAATGGAGTAACATGATGTGGATAACTACAATGGAGAGGGAGGAAGTTCTAACTATTTTTAAGTCAGAGCATGTGGAGAGATTTCTGGAGTGGCTGTCAAAGTTCTTTTCCCTTGATCTGAGTGGTGATTACAAGGGGATTTGGCTGATAATATCTCACTAAGCTATACGGTTGTTTTGTGTggtctttcttctgtgtttttgttttatttcacaataaaaagccaagaaaaaattttaaaaaagcaactaaGGACAATGTGGCTGGATGAAGTTTGATGTAGAGGAAAGAATATACCTTAGGATCAGGCCAACTTCATTTCAGCTACCTGCCGCATCTATTCTTGGACAATAGGGATAACAATAACTTTGCAGACTTATTACaaggattaaatgatataatgtaTACATGTGATACCAATAGTATCTCCTTCTTAGTGGTGTTGTACAAATGATATTACTTAATATGTGCAAATTGTGTGGAATTTAGTAAATGCAATATTAGGCTTAGCTGTTATGATTATTATACTGCTTGGCACATAGCAAATAGTTAATACATTTTGCTTCCTACCCCTCCCATTCCCTCTCTCTTCCATTTATTGGCACCAAAGATACATCAGGAGTCGCTGACCCTCTCAGATATCCCAGCCCTGATTGCTGTTGGGATCTGGCCATCctccccacagacacacacacacacacccccccccacacCCCAAAGAGCTACCTTAGTCACTCTAGACCTCTTCAGAAGAATTGCCTGTGAATAAGTGGGCACTTGGatacatatattcatacataaacatgtaaatatatgttataaaaatataaatatttttacacatGACCAACCAACATTTTTTCAGAGGAATTAAACTAACTTGCTAAGATCTATGGGAATGTCTGTGctcaaagaaaattaacaaagaaggaTGTCATGGAAAGTTTAATGTACGAAACCTATTTAGTTgcataataaatgttaatttattatGATCAGGCAAACTTAACATGTGATAATTATTAACTGAAGTGCTATTAATAACATAACACTATGCTAGGCCCCATagcagaaagataaaaataaaataaagtctcaGTTCTCTGGGGCAATAATAATTTGGGAATTAGGCTGAACCTAGGTACAACAGACATGGTAGGAATAGACTTGAAACAGAAGGCTCAAATGGCCTTGATTAGGGAACTTGGTGTTTTTCAGGAAATTATTTTGGGAACTGAGAATGTTACTAAGTGGTTGAATACTAGTCTTTACTTTGACAAGCATACTCTAGACCCTCCATGTGACAGGGGATTTCAAGCGGAGAGACAGTTTTAGTTTGGACTAATTATCTGGTAACAGGAGAGGAGGTCAACAATCACTAAGCTACCTTCTTCTGGGAGATGGAACTTTTGAGACAAGACCCTAGATTACAAAGCAATTGACTTGCTCCATGGCTTTTGTTTGGGAGGTTACATAAGGCTCAGTCCCACTGGGCAGCCTCTTCAGGCTCATGACCCTCCCTTCTTGATCTACCAGAGCAGTCAGACATCACTGCTAGGTCCTCTCTTTTATTAATATCCCAGAGGAGGCTGGCTCAGTAtatctctctccctttccaaGTTTAAGGTAAGAGAATGTCTTACCTTCTTCTAGATTTGCAGTGTTCCAGTACTGACTGACATTGAGCTAGAAAAGTAAAATAGTAGCTTTACAAATAAAGACTCCAGGATTTCAGAACTAGTTCAGCCTGTGACTTACAGTGTTTTCTCTGAAATTCACTGGGAAGCCCAATTTTTCTGGTTAGAATGGTAATAACTAATCTCGGTCAAAGAAATGTTGAgggatttaataaatataaatttctataaGGTTTAAGGGTTAATAAAAACCTTTTATTAATAtggtaactcatttaatcttctgcTGTAAAGCAGATATTATTATCATACCCTTAATAGATACAATGAAAGCAGGGaagaattaacatttattatgcAACTAAATAGGTTTCATACATTAAACTAAGTGTTCTATAAATGCTTTATCTCACCTAATTTCATCACAACTCCATTATGTAAGTATTATTATTTGCATCTTTTAAACATGAGGAAACAGAAATTAACGTGAGATGATCTTCCAGGGGATTATGTTATTAATAGTACACTGAGAATCCAGCTCAGGTTTGTTGAATGACAAATCCACTAAACCCCTTTTTTACACAATTCTTACTAGACATTTGTAGAGCTGTTCTAGCCTAGAGTATCTGGATTTCCAGAATGAACAGAAATAATGTATCTCAGGACATTCTTGCCAACTTGAGGAAGGCTATCTgtagaggaaagaaggaaagtaagAGAATGATGTGAAGTTTGACCTGGAAACACTGAGATCTGGGGGGAGGTTTCTGGGGATGATGACATGTTCTTATCTTGTGTCTGTCCTATGCAACATATTTAGTAACAACTTGGAATGGCAAGTTGATGGATGTGTTGATAAAACAATTTTCACTGTCTTGGAACCATGAACTCCACTATTTTATCTGTCTAGATCTATTTAATGTAACCATTCCTGTTATCTGTCACAGGCTGCACaatgttttaaaagatattttaaatgagaACATTTCCAGAGCTTAAATTGTGAGACACATCAAAACCATGTCATATAAGAAATAGCAAAAggaaattaggaagaaaaaaaaacagggctACAGGATAACAGCGCTTTAGCATCTGGTGTTTTGAGTAGAAATGGCCAtattgggccgggtgtggtggctcacgcctgtaatcccagcactttgggaggctgaggcgggtggatcacctgaggtcagaagttcaagaccagcctggtcaacatggtgaaagcccatctctacaaaaaatacaaaaaattagctgggcctggtaacaggcacctgtaatcccagctacttggaaggctgaggcaggaaaattgcttgaacttaggctgaggttgcagtgagccgagatcatgccattgaactccagcctaggcaacaagagcaaaactccatctaaaaaaagaaaaagagagaaagaacgaaagaaagaaagagcaaaagaaagaaagaaagaaagaaagaaagaaagaaagaaagaaagaaagaaaagaaaagaaaagaaagagaaagaaagaaacaaagaaagaaagagagaaagaaagaaaaaaatggccataTTGTGTAGAACAAAAGGAACATTTAGAAGTTGCACAGAGGCAGGTTTCAGTTTATTACAGAAATGACTTTCAGAGAATCCAGTCTTTCCACAGCAGAGCAAGCAAACCAGGAGATAATGGGATTCCCTGCGCATTGAAGGTGACCCAGTGTCTACACACTGTATTGGAAATTCAAGTATCTAATAATTGGGGATCAAATTGGCGATTTTTGAGGTCCCTTCTTGCACTTAGAATTTATGACTTACAATAGCTctgatgtaaatattttaaatattttattataggtGGAGTGTTCAGATTACAAATATTATAGAGAGCAGTATTCAGATGATAACTATATGACATGACAGATATGCTGATTAGgctgatttgatcattccacaatgtgtatatgtatcaaaGCATCACATCATACAATtattattgtcaattaaaaacaaaatataagtttttgaaaagattatatgAGTGTAATAGACTACAATAAAATTCTCAGAAGTTGTCATTGTGACACAGATTTCAAAGTGTCTCTTTATAATAATATAGATGGTAGACTAGCCTTTAGATGTGTGCCTGTTGTAGACTTCCATATGCTATGTTTTGAATGACAGAATTCTTTCCACAGCGCAGCCCAAATCTTAGATATGAAGTTGTTTTATATAAGGACTCCTAAACAAGTGATTTGATTATGAATAATCTTAAATCTTTCACTGCATTGCAAAGTGAaagtagaaaatgaagaaaatgtataaataacattttcaagCTGTATTATCCATTCAACACATAATTATCGAGTGTCTAAAATTTGCACAACATTAGGCGTGCTTATATGGAATGatcaaaatgtaaataaagcAGAATGGCTGTCcttgaatttataaataataatgatcatTATCTTTTATTAGGTTGCCATTACTATGGACAGTTCATTGTGATATCTTACATTACTATTGCATTTAAACTTACAGCAATTCTTTTGTCTAAGTataattattattcccatttttcaaatacagaaattgaggctcagagaaattataTATTACCTAACATCATGAAGCCAGgagctgaaattattcaaaccacATCACTTCCCTTCACTGCTGATTTCACACTGATACACTGCCCCTCCTCCACATGATATAGTATAATGTGCAATACGCTAAGTGTTATTAGAAACCATTCAAAGCATTATTGAAGTTCAGCTCAGGAAAAGAGACCAACTGAAATAGATACCACTTGTTAGCTGTTGGAAAAACAGCAGCCATTTCTGCCCTAGGTGCTCTTAATATTTGTAGCTGCCTACTCATATTTTTCCCCATGCTTGTGACACTGAGGTGGGTTTGTGTGAATAATTTTTACTGGAAGTGGTGCTTCTGGGTAGAGATTTCTCTTCAAATCTCATATTCAATAAcaggaaatattaaaatttggCACGTTGAAACAAGGCCACACGTTACATCTTTTCCACCTTATTTAATATGAGTTGGTCTGggaaaagaagtggaatggatgcCCTTTGCAAATTATGTCTGTTTATTAAAAGGTTTTTGTGGAAAAGATATGGCTTCTCCCAGATTTCACATTAGCTTctgagaaatatgaaaaatagatGGGCTTAGACTTTCATAATGCCCAAATTCACAGGAAGGCTTCTTAGATTTCCAACATCTTGGGATCACATATTTTCTCATACCTCCACCCACGCCAGGAGGAAACATATGATAAAACACCTTGTTTCCTTCAAGCCTTATACTTCTGGTCAGATAAGGATAGAAAAACCAATAGTAGAGAGGGCTTTATTTTCTGAGGCGTGTCCCTGACACTGTCATACTCAGGCCTCTGTTAGCCCTTTGCTCCatgggtaatttttttctttcttcacttcccATCACTAGTTTTGAGAGTTACATTGACTATCACTTATTCGATACCCCAGGAGATATTGAGtgtaaatattaggttggtgcaaaagtaattgcagtttttgccatcaaaagtaatggcaaaaccgcaactacttttgcaccaacctaataaatatatgaataagtgaatgaataaatggcttATCTCCCTTACCTTAATGATTTCTAGCCCCAAGAATTCCTTGACACTTTCTTGTGAATTTGCTGAAAGAATTGAATTTTCATTCCACTCTTCCTGAAAATAGCTCCTGAATCCCACCCACATCCTCTGCCATTTTTCTTCAATAGTATCTTACATAGTTTGGCCGAATTCTTGGCAGGTAGAAATTGAGGTGTAGATATTAATGTGGAGAAACTTGGTAaaagtgaggaaaagaaaaagaactagtCTTGATCCTTCCGGTTTCTAACTCCAGTCCTGATTACATTAGATTCATGGCTCAGAGTGTAACTTAATTTATCTTCAGTCTGATTCTTCCTTCTGTACTTGTAACTCTCCACAGAGAAATACTGTTAGCTCAATGACCTGGGAAAATCACTCAGTGTTGATGGAATTTGTTTTCTTGGCCTATCCCTCCTGCCCAGAACTGCATATTCTGTCCTTCCTTGGGGTCAGCCTGGTTTATGGTTTGATCATCACTGGGAACATTCTCATTGTGGTGTCCATTCACACAGAAGCCCGTCTACGCACACCCATGTACTATTTCCTGGGCAGCCTTTCTGGGATTGAAATATGCTACACTGCAGTGGTGGTGCTCCATATCCTGGCCAACACCCTACAGTCAGAGAAGACCATCACCCTCCTGGGCTGTGCCACCCAGATGGCTTTCTTCATTGCACTGGGCAGTGCTGATTGCTTCCTCTTGGCTGCCATGGCCTATGACCGCTATGTAGCCATTTGCCACCCCTTGCAGTACCCTCTTCTCATGACATTGACTCTTTGTGTCCACTTGGTTGTGGCATCAGTCATCAGTGGTCTGTTCCTGTCCTTACAACTGGTGGCCTTCATCTTCTCTCTGCCATTCTGCCAGGCTCGGGGCATTGAGCACTTCTTTTGTGATGTGCCACCAGTCATGCATCTTGTTTGTGCTCAGAGTCACATTCATGAGCAGTCAGTGCTGGTTGCAGCCATACTAGCCATTGCTGTGCCTTTCTTCCTCATCACCACCTCCTACACCTTCATAGTGGTTGCTGTGCTCAAGATCCGCTCGGCTGCTGGCCGCCACCGGGCCTTCTCCACCTGCTCTTTCCACCTCACTGTGGTGCTGTTGCAGTATGGCTGCTGTGCCTTCATGTACCTGTGCCCCAGCTCCAGCTACCACCCCAAGCAAGATCAGTTCATCTCACCGGTGTACACATTGGGAATTCCACTGCTCAACCCACTCATCTATGCCCTGAGGAACAGTGAGATGAAAGGGGCCACAGGGAGAGTTCTTACCAGGAACTGCTTTTCCCAGAACAGCTAGGAAAGACGAGGGGACAGCCTATCAGGCAAGTATTTGGTTCCAGCCCACCAAATCTCTATGAAACTGAGATTTCTATCATTTGGTGTTAAAACTCATCTAAAAGATAGTATAAATTATATGGATACTGTTTATGTGtgccaaagatttttaaatatttctataatttgACTCAGTAATTTCTCTTCTTGGAAAGAACTACATGAGCATAAAGTGATATAAAGTGGCAAGTATAATACTTTGTCCAGTTACCAGCTGAGAAGAGATAGCTCACTCAATAGATTTTaactaaaaaatacttaaaaagggTTCTCTGCAGTGGTTATAGGTAAGGAATCCAATAAAATGTGGCAGAGCACTAACATGCTAGCAATAGCAGGAAGCCTTCTCAGCCCTAGACCTAAAAGGTATGCCGTAGAAGAAGGGTGCAACATTATCAGAGTCCAGTGACAGCTAGATCTAAGGAGATAAACCACTTGGTAGAAACTGTGgcatcagaaataaaaagaaactatgacAGAACTATGGCCATGCAAGGAAGAGACAGGGAGGTAAATACCCCAGCGTCTCTTTGCTCAAAGTCTTCCATTTCTTGCCCTGTCTCCATGGACCAAACTCAACTGGCAgcaagaggggaggggagactgGGTGAATCAGTCCACAGAAGTCAGTCTCCTAGGGCACAGGGAAAGGCAGACAAAAACCTTGAGAACTAGGGTCAAACAGAGAACAATCAGAACAAATTTGTTGTTTATTATAGCatcatacataaaaatgaaaataggccaggtgtggtggctcatgcctataatcccagtactttgggaggctgagctgggcagatcatgaggttaagagtttgagaccagcctggccaacatggtgaaaccccatctctactaaaaatacaaaaattagcctggcatggtggcgtgtgcctgtaatcccagctacttgaggggctgaggcaggagaaccgcttgaatccaggaggcagagtttgctgtgagctgagattgcgtcattgcactccagcctaggggacagagcgagactccctcggtctcaaaaaaaaaaaaaaaagacaaagaaaagaaattaatccACTTTTCCTATAATAAAGTATTGGTTAAACAATTActatataaaaagatattattcagcctcaaatttatattttcaaatactaGTTATTAGTAATAAATAACATTAAGTGCTTCCTGTGTGCCAGAAATATATATTCTATCAATCTTCAAAAAGCTCATTAAGACtattatctctgttttttatATAAATGGGAGAGTTCTCAGAAAACAGACCCAGACAGTGAAGCCAATACAGTAGTTTCC
Coding sequences within:
- the LOC129008967 gene encoding olfactory receptor 10W1, which produces MTWENHSVLMEFVFLAYPSCPELHILSFLGVSLVYGLIITGNILIVVSIHTEARLRTPMYYFLGSLSGIEICYTAVVVLHILANTLQSEKTITLLGCATQMAFFIALGSADCFLLAAMAYDRYVAICHPLQYPLLMTLTLCVHLVVASVISGLFLSLQLVAFIFSLPFCQARGIEHFFCDVPPVMHLVCAQSHIHEQSVLVAAILAIAVPFFLITTSYTFIVVAVLKIRSAAGRHRAFSTCSFHLTVVLLQYGCCAFMYLCPSSSYHPKQDQFISPVYTLGIPLLNPLIYALRNSEMKGATGRVLTRNCFSQNS